A single window of Pseudarthrobacter psychrotolerans DNA harbors:
- a CDS encoding polysaccharide biosynthesis C-terminal domain-containing protein — MAVVAPALITPEYFASTLQARNKFGALAVLRLCQIAVPGTLMIFGVLLGQLIGAMTGFIAGSLIVGVTCLILWRKVHRFQDAGIGGERIPWKYVFLTNLTLIVLFLSYRIDVLILNAASSAHEVGVYSAGVAVAELVLVVAMSAAVVRAPFYARHPMRPLRRDAWLVLGLSAFTAFSIAAICPLLVTTLFGPEYQGAIPTIWILLPGISILAVYRFVSNAELVRGHKLGILYSCLISIACDVTLVIILSPNWGALGAAAAGSISYAAGLGYLLLHRSLRGAPRFKPGVHYASRSEARLPREVKA; from the coding sequence GTGGCGGTTGTGGCTCCGGCGCTTATTACGCCGGAATACTTCGCTTCGACACTTCAGGCAAGAAACAAATTTGGGGCCTTAGCCGTTCTCAGGCTTTGTCAAATAGCCGTGCCTGGAACACTAATGATATTCGGCGTACTGCTGGGGCAGCTTATCGGCGCCATGACTGGGTTCATTGCTGGGTCCTTGATTGTGGGCGTCACCTGTTTGATTCTTTGGAGAAAAGTACATCGCTTTCAAGATGCTGGAATTGGCGGCGAGAGAATACCGTGGAAATACGTATTCCTGACCAACCTCACGCTAATAGTCCTATTCCTTTCCTATCGAATCGATGTACTGATCCTCAATGCCGCAAGTTCGGCACATGAGGTCGGGGTCTATTCTGCTGGCGTCGCCGTGGCAGAACTTGTCCTAGTAGTGGCCATGTCAGCCGCCGTAGTCCGGGCGCCATTCTATGCGCGACACCCGATGAGGCCGCTTCGACGGGACGCTTGGCTAGTATTAGGATTGTCGGCATTTACAGCATTTTCCATAGCCGCCATTTGCCCGTTGCTGGTAACAACTCTTTTTGGTCCAGAATATCAAGGCGCGATTCCCACCATTTGGATACTGTTACCCGGCATTTCCATATTGGCCGTCTATCGCTTTGTCTCAAATGCTGAGCTGGTCAGAGGGCATAAGCTCGGAATTCTCTATTCATGCCTTATTTCAATTGCGTGTGACGTAACCCTTGTAATAATTCTGTCGCCAAACTGGGGCGCCTTGGGCGCCGCTGCCGCGGGATCGATATCCTATGCAGCCGGGCTTGGCTATCTTCTCCTTCATAGAAGCCTTCGTGGCGCTCCTAGATTCAAACCGGGAGTTCACTATGCCTCGAGAAGTGAAGCGAGACTACCTCGAGAGGTTAAGGCCTAG
- a CDS encoding WecB/TagA/CpsF family glycosyltransferase, with product MDVPVANAQMPELVSWFSDKRGLTQPLIAYALHVGGMVRLHENPSYRSILMSSSVVYADGVGPVMVGRAMGGKLGRAATTDLGPEVLAQWSANGAPPRIALIGGPDGLARDAGLELERLGLGKLVFSENGYHEDWASVLSSVRDSHPDILFVGMGAPREMEWCVEFRSLLPKCVVMTCGGWFGFLVGNEKRAPQWAQKAGGEWIWRLAQSPMRLGGRYGKGAFVVARALLAATRSR from the coding sequence ATGGACGTTCCAGTTGCGAATGCACAGATGCCTGAACTTGTCAGCTGGTTTAGCGACAAACGCGGCCTGACCCAGCCGCTTATTGCATATGCCCTGCATGTCGGGGGGATGGTTCGCCTGCACGAGAACCCCAGTTATCGATCTATTCTCATGTCATCGTCAGTCGTTTACGCCGACGGAGTCGGGCCCGTGATGGTTGGACGAGCCATGGGTGGAAAGCTCGGACGCGCCGCTACCACGGACCTTGGCCCCGAAGTCTTGGCCCAATGGTCAGCAAACGGGGCTCCACCGCGGATTGCCTTGATTGGTGGTCCTGATGGGCTGGCGAGAGATGCCGGCCTCGAGTTGGAGCGACTTGGACTAGGTAAACTGGTCTTTTCGGAGAACGGCTATCACGAGGACTGGGCCAGTGTACTGAGCAGCGTGCGCGACAGTCATCCCGATATTCTGTTCGTTGGCATGGGTGCGCCTCGTGAAATGGAGTGGTGCGTTGAATTTCGGTCGCTGCTTCCAAAGTGCGTTGTTATGACCTGCGGCGGCTGGTTTGGATTTCTCGTCGGTAACGAAAAACGTGCTCCACAATGGGCCCAGAAAGCTGGGGGCGAATGGATCTGGCGCTTAGCACAAAGTCCTATGCGCTTAGGGGGCAGATATGGCAAGGGCGCATTTGTCGTTGCCCGTGCTCTACTCGCAGCGACCCGAAGTCGTTGA
- a CDS encoding sialidase family protein, with amino-acid sequence MDSTYGVNNAILVPTTVSRKTRVRRARVNVVTAGGDISVGAYDAALNRKCTSDTTGIGPNAFPMEIALPPTDLDPGLAYVAISTSSGTASFSSHSVYGQQVGALLKTSAHPLPTSITGAALQTKIPIVTLHPDDPTPLAGNAYERTDMGVHVIAKNPSGGKLYGFDATTGNWKTSTDGVTWADQGRTPATDFGAQAISIVFSDTTWWVTALDGKLWKGAVDKFNSWTDVTPSGMPADTIGRYLNAAHNGTALFFSNYGLIGKYATPGDPSGAYVYKSTDGGTNWTRSLSVPAARHVHCVRVDPTDANKIHVNIGDQGAWGGFGYWYSPDAGVTWYQGASGNATPGAAPSNRYGIDICCPAGTGGTPGRIFMEGDGTAQPHVFQFYRANLGSGMHNAKIDATVWFDGAPIDGGASWKGSARGMIGTSEGNLFYISTGEAGGIGTRYGVWMAKGPWFTSPVLLEEHMAPWDFPTYKYGQTFEVGPYLLNTRYRMTRPKFAGQ; translated from the coding sequence GTGGACAGTACCTACGGCGTGAACAACGCCATCTTGGTCCCCACTACCGTGAGCCGGAAGACCCGCGTCCGCCGCGCCCGCGTAAATGTGGTCACGGCGGGTGGGGACATCAGCGTAGGCGCTTACGACGCCGCACTGAACCGCAAATGCACGTCGGACACCACCGGCATCGGCCCCAACGCGTTCCCCATGGAAATCGCGCTGCCACCTACTGACCTGGACCCAGGGCTTGCCTACGTTGCCATATCCACATCCAGTGGCACTGCGTCGTTCTCGTCCCACTCGGTCTACGGCCAGCAGGTAGGCGCACTGCTGAAGACCTCTGCGCACCCCCTCCCAACGTCGATCACAGGGGCGGCGCTGCAAACCAAGATACCCATCGTGACCTTGCACCCGGACGATCCGACGCCGCTTGCAGGCAACGCCTACGAACGCACCGACATGGGCGTGCACGTCATCGCCAAGAACCCATCAGGCGGCAAGCTCTACGGCTTCGACGCCACCACCGGGAACTGGAAGACCTCCACGGACGGTGTCACCTGGGCCGATCAGGGGCGCACCCCGGCGACGGACTTCGGAGCGCAGGCCATAAGCATCGTCTTTAGCGACACAACATGGTGGGTCACCGCTCTGGATGGGAAGCTCTGGAAGGGCGCCGTTGACAAGTTCAACTCATGGACTGACGTCACCCCGTCTGGGATGCCTGCCGACACCATCGGCCGCTACCTCAACGCCGCACACAACGGAACGGCGCTGTTCTTCTCCAACTACGGGCTGATCGGGAAGTACGCAACCCCCGGCGACCCGTCCGGAGCGTACGTTTACAAGTCCACAGACGGCGGAACCAACTGGACCAGGTCGCTGTCCGTGCCAGCGGCAAGGCACGTGCACTGTGTGAGGGTGGACCCTACCGATGCCAACAAGATCCACGTCAACATCGGGGACCAGGGCGCGTGGGGCGGATTCGGGTACTGGTACTCCCCTGACGCCGGGGTGACCTGGTACCAGGGGGCGTCAGGCAACGCCACGCCGGGGGCGGCACCATCAAACCGCTATGGCATCGATATCTGCTGCCCTGCCGGTACCGGAGGCACGCCGGGGCGCATCTTCATGGAGGGCGACGGAACGGCCCAGCCACACGTCTTCCAGTTCTACCGGGCCAACCTCGGCTCCGGCATGCACAACGCGAAGATCGACGCGACCGTCTGGTTCGATGGCGCCCCCATTGACGGCGGGGCGTCATGGAAAGGCTCGGCGCGGGGCATGATCGGAACCAGTGAGGGCAACCTGTTCTACATCTCCACCGGCGAGGCAGGTGGCATCGGCACCCGATACGGGGTCTGGATGGCGAAAGGCCCCTGGTTCACCTCACCCGTCCTACTGGAAGAACACATGGCGCCGTGGGACTTCCCCACGTACAAATACGGCCAGACCTTCGAAGTTGGTCCCTACCTGCTGAACACGCGCTACCGGATGACCCGGCCCAAGTTTGCGGGACAATAG
- a CDS encoding UDP-N-acetylglucosamine 1-carboxyvinyltransferase, whose protein sequence is MTEQAPSLSFRFHEARSQYGWTQHRLASELGISEDDLARLEKLGQVSGPSVDVTPVLARLERILGPGGVTKPNKAPKHDFTHLRVVGGRPLSGTVDVNTSKNAGVALLCASLLNRGVTILRKLARIEEVNRIVEVLTSIGVECTWLNETDLKITRPATLQLDSMDVEAARRTRSVIMLLGPLLDEESEYRLPYSGGCDLGTRTVHPHLQALREFGLSVEAHAGFYAVRAPGQDDKNRTFVLTERGDTVTENAIMAAAHRTGTTVIRNASSNYMVQDLCFFLQKLGIRVDGIGSTTIRINGCSSINVDVEYFPSEDPIEAMSLITAAVVTRSEITVCRVPIEFMEIELAILEQMGLRFHKTSEYTARNGHTRLVDVTTFPSTLKAAADKIHALPFPGLNIDNLPFFAVIASCAEGSTMIHDWVYENRAIYLTELNRLGASVRLLDPHRIDVSGPTKWRAAEVGCPPALRPAACILLAMLAARGTSELRNIYVIERGYEDLAERLNHLGADIEYFRD, encoded by the coding sequence ATGACCGAGCAGGCACCATCACTAAGTTTCCGGTTCCACGAAGCGCGATCCCAATACGGGTGGACACAACACCGGCTCGCCTCTGAACTTGGTATTAGCGAAGACGACCTTGCACGACTTGAGAAATTGGGGCAAGTTTCCGGCCCCTCGGTCGATGTCACCCCGGTGCTCGCGCGCCTCGAACGCATTCTAGGACCTGGTGGTGTCACGAAGCCGAACAAGGCACCGAAGCACGACTTCACCCATCTTCGCGTGGTCGGCGGGCGGCCACTATCAGGGACTGTCGACGTAAATACCAGCAAAAACGCAGGTGTTGCACTCCTGTGCGCCAGCCTCCTAAACCGGGGCGTGACAATACTTCGGAAACTGGCCCGCATTGAAGAAGTCAACCGGATTGTGGAGGTTCTAACGAGCATCGGTGTCGAGTGCACTTGGCTCAATGAAACGGATCTCAAGATCACACGTCCGGCCACCTTGCAGCTGGATTCAATGGATGTAGAGGCCGCGCGCCGAACTCGTAGTGTAATCATGTTGCTCGGGCCGCTCCTGGACGAAGAATCGGAATATCGGCTCCCGTACTCGGGCGGTTGTGATTTGGGGACGAGGACCGTACACCCGCACCTCCAAGCGCTACGCGAATTTGGCTTGTCCGTCGAGGCCCACGCCGGCTTCTACGCTGTTAGGGCACCAGGCCAGGACGATAAGAATCGGACGTTTGTCCTCACCGAGCGCGGTGACACCGTTACAGAGAATGCGATTATGGCGGCCGCCCATCGAACGGGAACTACTGTAATTCGCAACGCCAGCTCGAACTACATGGTTCAAGATCTCTGTTTCTTTCTTCAGAAGCTGGGAATCCGGGTCGATGGCATCGGTAGCACGACTATTAGAATCAACGGCTGCTCCTCGATAAACGTTGATGTCGAATATTTTCCCTCGGAAGATCCGATCGAGGCCATGAGCCTAATAACGGCTGCCGTAGTCACTCGCTCGGAAATAACAGTCTGTCGCGTGCCTATCGAATTTATGGAAATCGAGCTCGCAATCTTGGAGCAGATGGGACTTCGCTTCCATAAAACAAGTGAGTACACAGCAAGAAATGGGCACACCAGACTCGTAGACGTTACGACTTTTCCATCCACGCTAAAGGCCGCCGCGGACAAAATTCATGCTTTGCCCTTTCCAGGGCTAAACATAGACAATCTTCCATTCTTCGCGGTGATAGCATCCTGCGCCGAAGGTTCGACAATGATTCACGATTGGGTATATGAGAATCGTGCAATATATTTGACAGAACTCAATCGACTAGGCGCGTCTGTGCGATTACTCGATCCGCATCGCATCGATGTAAGCGGCCCCACGAAGTGGCGGGCGGCTGAAGTCGGCTGTCCGCCGGCGCTAAGGCCGGCTGCATGTATCCTTTTGGCCATGCTGGCCGCTAGAGGTACATCGGAGCTCCGGAATATATACGTCATCGAGCGAGGCTATGAGGATTTGGCTGAACGTCTCAACCACCTTGGCGCGGACATTGAATACTTCCGTGATTGA
- a CDS encoding IS30 family transposase, translated as MIQMGRRCGRSYADIGEAIGRDKSVVWREVKRHTGEDGVYHASSAHAKAHQARRRPKPLRLVQDEDPCRLIAVWMDDGWSPKLISSMLAFYFPDDQTMQVSHETIYQALYVQARGSLRADLAEKLSLKRKQRVPHTADRTKNSPYKEAFKISERPAEVQDRAVPGHWEGDLVRHEALFYRAEVEDLRLCAVAAA; from the coding sequence ATGATCCAGATGGGCCGTCGGTGTGGGCGCAGCTACGCGGATATTGGGGAGGCGATTGGTCGGGACAAGTCGGTGGTCTGGCGGGAGGTGAAACGGCATACCGGGGAGGACGGGGTCTATCACGCCTCCTCTGCCCACGCGAAGGCGCATCAGGCCAGGCGCCGGCCCAAGCCCTTGAGGCTTGTCCAGGACGAGGACCCGTGCCGGCTGATCGCGGTGTGGATGGATGACGGGTGGAGCCCGAAACTGATCTCGTCGATGTTGGCGTTTTACTTCCCTGATGACCAGACTATGCAGGTGAGCCACGAGACGATCTACCAGGCACTGTACGTCCAGGCCCGCGGAAGTCTGCGGGCAGACCTGGCCGAGAAGCTCAGCCTGAAGCGGAAGCAACGCGTTCCCCATACCGCGGACAGGACCAAGAACAGCCCCTACAAGGAGGCGTTCAAGATCAGTGAACGCCCGGCCGAGGTCCAGGACCGGGCGGTCCCGGGGCACTGGGAAGGGGACCTCGTGCGCCACGAGGCGCTGTTTTACCGAGCGGAGGTGGAAGACCTTCGCCTTTGTGCTGTCGCAGCAGCATGA
- a CDS encoding polysaccharide biosynthesis tyrosine autokinase, producing the protein MELRDYIALLRRSWILIVSLALVGLLGGGSAALLVKPTYMSETQLFVAIQNSGTVQELQQGNTFSQARVQSYVKTAVTPAVLQPVIDSLGLTATAEELGKRISATSDLNTVLITITVEDGSAVQAAAIAQAVANSLIRTVDELERPDKTSASPVRLSVVTPAVVPAAAASPNTKMSLLLGLVSGFAVGFLGAVFRKFLDNRVRGEADVRKITDSPILGAIALEADAKGKPLISQVPSQSPRAESFRQLRTNLQFANIGQRTSAVLVTSSLPGEGKTTTATNMALTLAQSGQSVVLVDADLRRPMVAEYLGLDRNAGLTTVLVGDAELNEMLQPWGADNLFVLTSGRIPPNPSELLGSEAMGQLIRQLSETFDAVVIDSPPLLPVTDAAVLAQQVGGVILVIDTQRTRQASVFKSLHSLSLVSANLMGVVMNRLPLKGPDAYGYGYYGYSSHPESNKIARPANTEGQGFGPRSTDGEYPELQESARRATKFPGTRTSSH; encoded by the coding sequence TTGGAACTTCGAGATTACATTGCCTTATTGCGCCGGAGCTGGATACTCATCGTTAGCCTCGCTCTTGTGGGGTTGCTTGGTGGTGGATCCGCGGCGTTGCTCGTCAAACCGACCTATATGTCGGAGACGCAGCTTTTCGTCGCGATTCAGAATTCCGGGACTGTCCAAGAGCTTCAACAGGGCAACACCTTCAGTCAAGCTCGAGTTCAGTCCTACGTCAAAACTGCTGTCACGCCAGCTGTCCTTCAGCCGGTCATAGACAGCTTGGGGCTCACCGCGACGGCAGAAGAGCTCGGGAAGCGAATCTCGGCAACATCGGATCTGAACACCGTGCTGATCACGATCACTGTTGAAGATGGTTCTGCCGTGCAAGCTGCGGCAATAGCCCAAGCCGTTGCGAACAGTCTGATTCGTACCGTAGATGAACTTGAACGTCCCGACAAGACTTCCGCGTCGCCTGTGAGGCTTTCGGTCGTAACGCCGGCGGTCGTGCCAGCGGCCGCCGCCAGCCCGAACACGAAAATGAGCCTTTTGTTGGGCCTTGTATCAGGGTTCGCCGTAGGATTCCTCGGTGCAGTATTCAGAAAGTTCCTTGATAATCGTGTCCGTGGTGAAGCGGATGTCCGGAAGATAACGGATTCACCCATATTGGGCGCCATTGCCCTGGAGGCTGACGCTAAAGGCAAACCCCTAATATCACAGGTTCCGTCTCAAAGCCCTAGGGCAGAGTCATTCCGACAGCTTCGTACCAATCTTCAATTCGCCAACATCGGGCAGCGAACGTCGGCGGTTCTTGTTACGTCCTCCTTGCCCGGGGAGGGGAAGACAACGACTGCCACCAACATGGCGCTGACGTTGGCTCAGTCGGGGCAGTCCGTTGTTTTGGTAGACGCTGACCTAAGACGGCCAATGGTGGCCGAGTACCTAGGTCTTGACCGTAATGCGGGCCTCACAACCGTCTTGGTTGGCGACGCCGAACTGAACGAAATGCTTCAGCCGTGGGGAGCGGACAACCTGTTTGTCCTGACGTCAGGTCGCATTCCTCCAAATCCGAGCGAACTCTTGGGGTCCGAGGCCATGGGCCAGCTGATTCGTCAACTTTCAGAGACGTTCGATGCCGTTGTAATTGACTCTCCGCCGCTTCTTCCGGTCACTGACGCAGCTGTGCTGGCTCAGCAGGTGGGCGGCGTAATTTTGGTTATTGACACTCAGCGAACAAGACAAGCTAGCGTCTTCAAGTCCCTCCACTCCCTAAGTTTGGTTAGTGCAAACTTGATGGGAGTTGTCATGAATAGGCTTCCGCTCAAGGGACCTGACGCATACGGCTATGGATACTACGGCTATTCATCACATCCGGAAAGTAACAAGATCGCTCGCCCCGCGAACACCGAAGGTCAAGGTTTTGGGCCCCGCTCGACGGATGGCGAGTACCCGGAGCTCCAAGAATCGGCAAGGCGAGCAACCAAATTTCCCGGGACCCGCACCAGTTCTCACTGA
- a CDS encoding glycosyltransferase, producing the protein MKKDSTLPTVVIAMNAFREGGSQTYAFTLARMLKDYGIRPVLIAKPGPWFSEARESADAIRVIWREGTSLDSSGPLKRVLLRAMETLSAIRLSRLIMGSALVISSQPGPTAFFSSKSQKYWPGIPRVALVHGTTPVEWPFYDHQNTVEGLTRLLAATPETSAFLRQSVSGLTVDEIGNLFRANLYWGSDLDTVIQKYDSSGPVIFLGTLTPNKVGPISALFDAISTLDRKLVVVGGGPNESALRSIVTDNGWGNDITFAGAVSDPRPWIQKSSLVVTAGRGAIESMAGGRPTLVATSDGVHGIARLDNLTELANFNFTGRTPSSQYPASESMVQHLQEGLSMQRHERLDIARLMNSVGSLDAIVSAVHGA; encoded by the coding sequence ATGAAGAAGGATTCGACCCTCCCGACTGTCGTGATAGCAATGAATGCCTTCCGAGAAGGCGGATCACAAACCTATGCGTTCACCTTGGCCCGAATGCTCAAGGACTATGGAATACGTCCCGTTCTCATCGCCAAGCCCGGCCCATGGTTTAGCGAAGCTAGAGAATCCGCCGACGCCATCCGAGTAATTTGGCGCGAAGGAACCTCGTTGGACTCGTCGGGGCCGTTGAAGCGTGTACTCCTGCGAGCTATGGAAACACTGAGCGCGATCCGGTTGTCCAGGCTAATTATGGGATCTGCACTCGTGATCAGCTCGCAACCCGGACCAACAGCCTTCTTCTCCTCCAAGAGCCAAAAGTACTGGCCCGGCATTCCTCGGGTTGCTCTCGTTCACGGCACAACCCCCGTGGAGTGGCCATTCTATGACCACCAAAATACCGTTGAGGGATTGACTCGACTCTTAGCGGCAACCCCCGAGACCTCGGCATTCCTTCGGCAGAGCGTTTCTGGTTTGACTGTGGACGAAATTGGCAATCTCTTCCGGGCTAATCTCTATTGGGGATCAGATTTGGATACCGTCATCCAAAAATATGATTCTTCTGGACCTGTTATCTTCTTAGGCACGTTAACGCCCAATAAGGTAGGGCCGATATCTGCGCTCTTCGACGCAATATCAACTCTTGACCGAAAACTAGTAGTTGTAGGTGGCGGCCCTAACGAATCAGCGCTTCGCAGTATTGTGACCGATAATGGCTGGGGAAATGACATTACCTTTGCTGGGGCCGTCAGCGATCCCCGGCCTTGGATACAAAAATCTTCGCTTGTAGTAACGGCGGGAAGAGGTGCGATAGAAAGCATGGCCGGAGGGAGACCCACCCTGGTCGCAACCAGTGACGGCGTTCACGGCATTGCTCGCCTCGACAACTTAACCGAGTTGGCAAACTTTAACTTCACCGGGAGGACTCCTTCAAGTCAATATCCGGCATCTGAATCCATGGTTCAACACCTCCAAGAGGGACTCTCCATGCAGCGTCACGAACGACTGGATATCGCCAGACTGATGAATAGTGTTGGCTCCTTGGATGCAATTGTGAGTGCCGTACATGGCGCTTGA
- the ltrA gene encoding group II intron reverse transcriptase/maturase, with amino-acid sequence MNTGEPRWADLDEATVRVRAMQTKLHHWAVSDPDRLFDDVFNLVYDRDFLTVAWGRVKSNKGARTAGVDRRIPALIGGGAETEEFLDEVRELVRSRTFVPLPVRERLIPKPGSSKLRRLGIPTARDRVVQASLALVLEPIFEADFKPVSYGFRPNRRAQDAIAEIHALGTRRYHWVFEADIQACFDELKHSAVIAEVRRRVTDKRVLTLIGRFLKAGIMSAEGKLRASGTGTPQGGIISPLLANIALTVLDKHFCDKWDAHGTPYRREAHRKRGGATYRIVRYADDFVIMVAGDKSHAEALWDEVAEVIAPLGLKVSVAKSRVCHIDEGFDFLGFHIQRRRKKGTQKMSVYTYPSKKSLLTILGKVRALTRRAEHPSLEVLLRQLNPVVRGWCNYFRHGVSKATFGYLDAFVWHRVTQWIRKRHPCITWRELYRRFLTGRPGNQPQAEGTTMFDTASIAVTRYRWRAHNIPTPWAASIG; translated from the coding sequence GTGAATACCGGTGAACCGCGATGGGCTGACCTCGATGAGGCAACCGTGCGGGTACGTGCGATGCAGACGAAACTGCACCACTGGGCGGTCAGTGATCCTGACCGTCTTTTCGACGATGTGTTCAACCTCGTCTATGACCGGGATTTCCTCACCGTTGCGTGGGGACGGGTCAAAAGTAATAAGGGCGCCCGAACGGCCGGGGTTGACCGGCGCATTCCGGCCCTGATCGGTGGCGGTGCCGAAACCGAGGAGTTTTTGGACGAAGTCAGGGAGCTGGTTAGGTCCCGGACGTTTGTCCCGTTGCCGGTGAGGGAACGTTTGATCCCCAAACCGGGCAGCAGCAAACTTCGACGGCTCGGCATTCCCACCGCGAGGGACCGGGTGGTGCAGGCGTCCCTGGCCTTGGTGCTGGAACCGATTTTCGAGGCGGATTTCAAACCGGTGAGTTACGGTTTCCGCCCGAATCGTCGGGCTCAGGATGCGATTGCCGAGATACATGCATTGGGCACCCGCAGGTATCACTGGGTGTTCGAGGCCGATATTCAGGCATGTTTTGACGAGCTGAAGCACTCGGCAGTCATTGCCGAAGTGCGCAGGCGAGTCACTGACAAGCGCGTGCTGACCCTGATCGGCAGGTTCCTGAAGGCGGGCATCATGTCTGCCGAGGGGAAGCTCCGGGCTTCTGGCACCGGGACACCGCAGGGAGGAATCATTTCGCCGCTTCTGGCCAATATCGCCTTGACGGTCTTGGATAAGCATTTCTGCGATAAATGGGATGCCCACGGCACCCCGTACCGCAGGGAAGCCCACCGGAAACGCGGCGGGGCGACCTATCGTATCGTCCGCTATGCGGATGATTTCGTGATCATGGTGGCAGGTGACAAGTCCCATGCGGAGGCGCTCTGGGACGAGGTTGCGGAGGTGATTGCCCCGTTGGGGTTGAAGGTCTCCGTGGCCAAGTCCCGGGTTTGCCATATTGATGAGGGCTTCGACTTTCTTGGTTTTCACATCCAGCGGCGACGCAAGAAAGGAACACAGAAGATGAGTGTCTACACCTACCCGTCGAAGAAGTCTTTGTTGACGATTCTCGGGAAGGTGCGGGCACTGACACGTCGAGCGGAGCACCCCTCGCTTGAAGTCTTGCTCCGCCAGCTCAATCCGGTGGTGCGTGGCTGGTGCAACTATTTCCGTCACGGGGTTTCCAAGGCGACCTTCGGGTATCTCGATGCTTTTGTTTGGCACCGGGTGACCCAATGGATCCGCAAGCGACACCCATGCATTACGTGGCGGGAACTCTATCGGCGCTTCCTGACAGGAAGGCCCGGAAACCAGCCACAGGCCGAGGGGACCACGATGTTCGACACCGCCTCAATAGCAGTAACGAGGTATCGGTGGCGGGCACACAATATCCCTACGCCGTGGGCTGCCAGTATTGGGTAA
- a CDS encoding glycosyltransferase family 4 protein: MEKTISEKLMRAHVLTTYPVADASRRLRIEPLVSEMRRRGIEVRVHQLLSDSAFGRKNGSPLDRAYVLVVLLVGILARLLLLARRCDILIVHREAFPFFTPLFEQMGAKNSRISILDVDDAIYAAPTHTRDWRQFLRNPTKASEFSTIFDVIFCGNEMLKEKFGRDSAISFVSPTCPPPETFDIVRQKNDKIIIMWTGSQSTLGSIKGILPDVLQLCEEDDLELHILGGANINELEPHPRLFAARWTSDAERDLLARASIGLMPLPDTQWERGKSGYKAILYLCAGLRAVVSPVGINRRLSEEFPAISAVEDDHWSAEIRHAVEEVRRGGPEGYSRDMARTQFGSSSNATRAVDIMLEGVTGEKNPLRG, from the coding sequence TTGGAGAAAACAATTTCTGAAAAACTAATGCGGGCGCACGTACTGACCACGTATCCAGTCGCCGATGCCAGTCGGCGCCTTCGAATCGAGCCGCTTGTTTCCGAGATGCGTCGGCGCGGCATCGAAGTACGTGTTCATCAGTTGTTGTCGGATAGCGCATTTGGCCGCAAGAATGGCTCCCCGTTGGACCGAGCCTACGTCTTGGTTGTTTTGTTAGTGGGTATTCTTGCGCGCTTGCTTCTTCTTGCGAGACGCTGCGATATTCTTATCGTCCATAGGGAAGCCTTCCCCTTTTTTACGCCGTTATTCGAACAGATGGGCGCCAAAAATTCTCGGATTTCTATTTTGGATGTCGATGATGCCATCTACGCAGCCCCCACTCACACTCGTGACTGGCGACAGTTTCTCCGGAATCCAACCAAGGCGTCAGAGTTTTCGACGATTTTTGATGTGATTTTCTGCGGAAATGAAATGTTGAAAGAAAAGTTCGGTCGGGACAGTGCTATATCCTTCGTGAGCCCGACGTGCCCCCCGCCTGAAACGTTTGATATTGTCCGACAGAAGAACGACAAAATTATCATTATGTGGACAGGGAGCCAAAGTACGCTCGGGAGCATCAAAGGTATTCTCCCGGACGTATTGCAATTGTGCGAAGAGGACGACCTCGAACTGCACATATTGGGTGGCGCAAACATAAACGAACTGGAGCCCCATCCTCGACTGTTCGCAGCAAGGTGGACCAGCGACGCTGAGCGAGATTTGCTTGCGCGGGCCAGCATAGGGCTCATGCCTCTGCCTGATACGCAATGGGAACGTGGCAAATCTGGCTATAAAGCGATTCTTTACCTCTGCGCTGGCTTGCGTGCGGTTGTTTCTCCCGTGGGGATAAATCGTCGGCTAAGCGAAGAGTTCCCTGCTATTTCGGCTGTTGAGGATGATCACTGGAGCGCGGAGATCCGGCATGCCGTGGAGGAGGTCAGACGGGGCGGTCCTGAGGGATATTCGCGCGACATGGCGCGAACCCAGTTTGGATCCTCCTCCAATGCAACCCGAGCCGTCGACATTATGTTGGAAGGCGTAACTGGGGAAAAGAATCCGTTGCGCGGCTGA